From a single Ochotona princeps isolate mOchPri1 chromosome 12, mOchPri1.hap1, whole genome shotgun sequence genomic region:
- the TPT1 gene encoding translationally-controlled tumor protein, protein MIIYRDLISHDEMFSDIYKIREIADGLCLEVEGKMVSRTEGNIDDSLIGGNASAEGPEGEGTESTVVTGVDIVMNHHLQETSFTKEAYKKYIKDYMKSIKGKLEEQRPERVKPFMTGAAEQIKHILANFKNYQFYIGENMNPDGMVALLDYREDGVTPYMIFFKDGLEMEKC, encoded by the exons ATGATTATCTACCGGGACCTCATCAGCC ACGATGAGATGTTCTCGGACATCTACAAGATCCGGGAGATCGCGGACGGGCTGTGCCTGGAGGTGGAGGGGAAG ATGGTCAGTAGGACAGAGGGTAACATTGATGACTCGCTCATCGGTGGCAATGCCTCCGCCGAAGGCCCCGAGGGCGAAGGGACCGAAAGCACGGTAGTCACTGGTGTGGACATTGTCATGAACCATCACCTACAGGAAACCAGCTTCACCAAGGAAGCCTACAAGAAGTACATCAAAGATTACATGAAATC AATCAAAGGCAAACTTGAAGAACAGAGACCAGAAAGAGTCAAACCTTTTATGACAGGGGCTGCAGAACAAATCAAGCACATCCTTGCTAATTTCAAAAACTACCAG ttCTATATTGGTGAGAACATGAACCCAGATGGCATGGTTGCTCTGCTGGACTACCGCGAGGATGGTGTGACCCCATACATGATTTTCTTTAAGGAtggtttggaaatggaaaaaTGT TAA